Within Pelistega ratti, the genomic segment CTGAGAAAGTGCTACTTGTGACTGTCGAAAGACGTAATCTGGCTTAATCCGAGCCAATTTATGCTTAAAAAAATCACTTACGTCCAAATCCACCATACCACTCATATCATCAAAATTACGCAGAATGGATATAGTACCAAATCTGGAATAAATTGCCACTCCCCTTACCCATAAGTGAGACAAAAATCACCTAGTTGGTATAGATAAAATTTGTTAAAGCCTGCACTTACCAGCCTAAATATAAAGCAATATGCGACAATATCCCCTTTACAGTATAGGATACTATAATTATTTAATTAATAGCTATTCAATACGACTGGAAAACACTGATTAACTTTTCTACTGTTTAACCTATGAGTACACTAAACGACACTATTGATGAAAACCGCATTATCGAACAACTTGCTCAAGAGCTAAATGTACGTCCTCAACAAGTTGCTGCTACCATTACCCTTTTAAATGATGGTGCAACCGTACCTTTTATCGCACGTTATCGTAAAGAAGTCACTGGCGGTTTAGATGACACAATACTACGAAATCTTGAAGTTCGCTTAGTGTATTTACGAGAATTAGAAGAAAGACGTCTTGCTATTATTCGCTCTATCGAAGAACAAGGCAAAATGACAGACGAATTATTAGCCCAAATTAATGAAGCTGATGCCAAACAACGTCTTGAAGACCTATATGCACCTTATAAACCCAAACGCCGTACACGTGCACAAATCGCGAAAGAAGCAGGTTTAGAACCTCTCGCTGATGCTATTTTAAATACGATTGATAGTGATCCGCTTACCCTTGCTGCTGAATATATTAACCCTGAACATAAAATCGAAGATGCTAAAACCGCATTGGATGGTGCTCGTGATATTCTGGCAGAACGTTTTGCTGAAAATGCTGATTTACTCGCTGATATGCGTGAATACTTACAAAAAAATGCTTACTTATATGCCAAAGTTATTGAGGGAAAAGAACAAGAAGGTGATAATTTCCGTGATTGGTTTGACTTCTCCGAAACCATCCGTACTATGCCCTCTCATCGTATCCTAGCCTTACTTCGAGGACGTAGTCAGGGTATTTTAGACTTACGCATTGGTTTAGACCCTGAAAGTGATATACTCACCCCCCACCCTTGTGTTGTACGCATTAGTGATTTTCTTAACCTTGATGCAGATTACCAAATAGATGCCAATCCCCGTGGGAAATGGTTAGCCGAATTATCTCGCTGGACGTGGCGTGTAAAATTACTGACTTCTTTTGAATCTGAAATTATTACTCAACTAAGAGAAAAAGCAGAGGAAGATGCTATTGCTGTTTTTGCAGCAAATCTTAAAGATTTATTATTAGCCGCCCCTGCTGGCCCTAAAGCCGTATTAGGACTTGACCCTGGTATCCGTACAGGTGTCAAAGTAGCCGCCATTGATCCAACAGGTAAATTACTTGAAACAAGCACTATTTATCCTTTTGAACCTCGTAAAGATATCGAAGGTTCTATCAATACCTTATTAGGATTAATTGCCAAGCATCAGATTGAATTGATTGCTATTGGTAATGGTACAGCTTCCCGAGAAACTGAAAAATTAGTGGGTGATTTACTTAAAACCATTCCAAACGCAAATGTAAAGAAAATTGTTGTTTCTGAAGCAGGTGCTTCCGTATATTCAGCCTCTGAATTAGCGGCACAAGAGTTCCCAGATATCGATGTTAGCCTACGAGGGGCTGTTTCTATCGCCAGACGTTTACAAGACCCATTAGCTGAACTTGTTAAAATTGAACCAAAAGCCATTGGGGTTGGTCAATATCAACATGATGTTAATCAACGTGAATTAGCACGTTCTTTAGATGCTGTTATTGAGGATTGTGTCAATGCAGTCGGGGTTGATGTGAACACCGCTTCCTCTGCCTTGCTTAGCCGAGTATCAGGACTTAATGCGACTTTAGCCAAAAATATTGTTGCTTATCGTGATCAGAATGGTCGTTTTGAAAATCGCAAAAAACTAATGGATGTTTCTCGTTTTGGTGCCAAAGCCTTTGAACAAGCGGCTGGTTTCTTACGTATTAATGATGGTGATAATCCTTTAGATGCCTCTGCCGTACACCCAGAAGCCTATCCTGTTGTAGAACGGATTATTCATAAATTAAATCAAGATGTAAAAAGCATTATTGGTCAAAAAGATGTTCTCAAAGGGCTTTCCCCCTCAGAATTTACAGATGACAAGTTTGGTTTGCCTACTGTTAAAGATATTTTTAGTGAAATCGAAAAACCGGGACGAGATCCTCGACCAGAATTTAAAACAGCAACCTTTAAAGAAGGTATCGATACCATTGATGATTTAAGCACTGGTATGATTTTAGAGGGAGTAGTGACAAATGTCGCTAATTTTGGTGCATTTGTGGATATTGGTGTTCATCAAGATGGTTTAGTGCATATTTCTGCCCTATCAGAAACTTTTGTAAAAGATCCTCGCGATGTTGTGCGTGTAGGACAAACTGTACAAGTTAAAGTGATTGAGGTTGATGCTCCCCGTAAGCGTATTGGACTTACGATGCGATTACATGATGAAGCAAGCCCTGTTAAACGAGGTACTGGTGAATATGGAGCAAGAGATAATCGTTCTCGTGCGGATAAACCTCGGCAACAAAATACTTCTTCACAAGGTCTGGGTGCTATGGCAGCAGCCTTTGCTAAGTTAAAACGATAGTGTTTTCAATATAGAATGGTTAATATTCTCTATCAACCCGTTCTATAAAATAGTAAAAATATCACTTTAATACGCTACTATTCTCTACAATTTTTATAATATAAAAGATTAATAAGAGGAATAGTAGCGTATATTTTTACATGATTAAAAGTGCTTTTCATGCTCAAGTAACCATGCCTTTGTGTATATTCATCATACTATTATCTTAAAATAATGTAAACAACGCTAGTTTATTCTACACAATCTGATGAAGTCGAATTGTTTACAGAAAATACAAAAATTACAACCAATCGAGATACGGTGGTACTTATGCAGGACCCTGAAATCCGTCGAGCAATTAAAGATTTAACTGTTGCACCTTTGGCAGATAAAGCTAATGCTGTATTTAAAATTAAGGGTGATGAAATTATTGATAGCACTGATGGAACAAAAGAAGAACAAGTAACAGTTTTAATAGAGAGTGGTAAGGAAATAGACACGCTAACCAAATTGTCAGAGAACATCGTACAAGAGCCTGATGTGGAAATTAAATCTGGGGCAATGGTGACAATTACTCAAATTAATTTCTCATCTGGTGAAAATGGTTGGAAAATGAAATATGACGGTAAAGAACGTGCTGTTGTACTACGAGATATAGCTTTCTTATCGAAAATCAATGCCGATCAAGCGAGTTTCCGTAAAGGTGACTGGCTGAAAGTAAATCTAAAAATAATGAAAACCTTTGGTGTTCAAACCAAAACAACATATATAATAACCGAAGTTGCAGAACACTTGGTCGGCAAAGACCGTAAATTAACAGAAAATGACTAATATTGAATTGCTTACCAACATATTCTTAGCCATAGGGATAGTTTTATCTATTCCTATGTGGATCTGCGTGGGCGAAAAATTGAGTCAAAAAGTTAGATTATTTTTCTTCCCTATCAAAAAAGTCAAAATCCGTCGTTGGCATAACGATCAGTTTCTCGGTTATGGAGAATTAGATTTAACCTCTCCAGAGACCTTAGCTGAGCAACTTGAATGAATTGATGCAAATCTAAAGGAACAGCGTGCCAATGGACGATAACAAAGATAAAAATTTTTCTTCCACACAAGCAATTGCGACTTATTCTACGGCAATAGCTGCTATAGCGGTATTTCTTATTAATTGGTTAGCAAGAGAAGATCTTAAACAACCATTATTATTGCTCAATTCAGCACTAAGTCCGTTATGTGGTTCATTTATCTATTCATGGTCATCAGCTCGTCACTTAACAGCAGAGCAAGAAGCAACTATCGCTGCGTATAAAGCTGCTTTAAAAGATTTAGATTAGGAACTGAAAAAAGAATTTTATTCACCAGAAGAAAAACAACAGCTAAAAGAAAAACGAATGAAATTGGTACTTGAATTAACGGATATTCGTAAACAACCCGCAAAATATGTTGTAAGAAATAACACTAATGACAATCCTATTTAATTATTCATTCACTAGTTTTATAATTATCCTTGCATTACTTATTTAAGGAGCTTAAATTGAACAATTTAGAGAGTATTTTTAATTCAATAGAATTTAAGAATTCACTAAGTTTCATTGTTGAATTAGTAAAAAGTGATGCTAAAAATTCACCTAATGAAAAAACAATAGAAACAAGATTTGATAATTATCTTTATCAATTATTTCAAGACTACTTTGTAAAGCTTGGTTATGAGTATAGTCCAATTAAAGAAAAAAGTGTAATTTCCGTTCGTTCAGGAAGAATAGATACTGCGTTATCTAATGTGTTAATTGAATTTAAACAACCCAAAACACTATCTTCAAAAAAAGACAAGGAATCTGCAATCTTACAAACTCTATCATATCTTGATAGCGAGAACCAAAATAGTATAAACAAAACTTTTGCTTTACTAACAGACGGTCAGCAATGTGCTATTTTTACAGTAGATAGCAACGGACAAAAAAGATATGAGGATTTTGTTGAAATTACTTTAGAACATTACGAGCGTTTAATTAAATCAATCTTAGGTTTAAATCAAAAAACTTTTGATTCAGAAGCATTGGTAAATGATTTTGTAATTAAAAATAATTCGCCAATAAGAATATTGGCTAATATCCTTTATCGCAGTATTTACTTAAATAGTACTGAAAAAAGTCAAATGCTTTTAAAGGAATGGAAAAGTTTATTTAAACTATCTCATAGCGATCAATCACAACAAAAAGATTTAATTGAGAGACGAAAAGCTCTTAGCGAGTATTTATCTTTATCATTGAATGATGTAGATAGTGAATACAATGCTTTATTCTCTTTGCAAACAGCTTATTCTATACTTATTAAGCTAATAGCATTTAAAGTTGTTTCTGAAATAAAATTTGATAATGCCTTAGTGAATTACTCTGAAATACTAAATGCAAATTCTTCATCTTTACAGAGAAAAATGGAAGATTTAGAGAGTGGTTCAATTATTCGTGATTACGGAATTCAAAACTTACTAGAGGGGGATTTTTTCTCTTGGTACTCTTCTGAGCAGCAATGGAATGAAGAAATTTCAACAGCAATCAAGTTGATTGTCTTAAAATTAAACAAATATACAACATTTGATTTTTTTAGCTCTAATTTAAAAGCTAAAGATTTTTTTAAAAATTTATATCAAACTGTAATCCCAAAATCGGTAAGACATTCATTAGGGGAATACTATACACCTTATTGGTTAGCAAACCATGTTGTTGAAAAGACATTACTTAGTATCAATAATAATCAATGGAGAGCGTTAGATCCGACTTGTGGTTCAGGCACATTTATCACTATACTTATTGATAAAATCATCAATGAAACTAAAGAAAAATACGATAAAGGTAGTATTCTAAAATCAATAACTTCAAGAGTTATTGGTATAGATTTAAATCCTCTTGCGGTATTGACAGCTCGAGTAAACTATTTTTTAAATATAGCTCAGTTTATGAGTTTTGATTCAGAAATAGAAATACCAATTTATAGTGGAGATGCTGCATACACACCTGAAGTAGTGTCAATTGATGGTGTTAGATTTATAAAATATTCGCTAAATACTAATATCCCTGTTGAAAACGGAGCTGACACATCATTTTCTGTATATTTTCCAGAAGTAGGATTGAAAAATTTAAAGAAATTCTCTCGCTGCATGATAGACATTGAATTAGATATTAAATTATTAAGTCCTGTTAATATATTTAATCGTTTAATGTCATTAATACCTTATGAATTAAAAGAAAATGCAACCGTTTGTAGTAAATTAGAGGATTTATCTAATAGTTTTATTAGATTTGAGAGCAATAACTGGAATGGCATTTGGGCTAGAATTATTGCAAACTATTTGACAACATCAAAATTAGGTAAATTTGATGCAATCGTAGGAAATCCTCCATGGGTAGATTGGAAAAATTTACCATCAGAATATAGAGAAAAAATTAAGTCGTTAGAGGTTACAAACACTATATTTTCTGGTGATTATCGAACAGGTGGGATAAATCTTAATATAGCAGCTTTAATCACCAATGTTGTTGCTAGCAATTGGTTAGATAAAAAAGGGGGAATGGGCTTACTAATGCCTGATACCTTTTTAGTTCAGAAAACATATGAAGGATACAGAAAATTATTATTAAGCAATAATAGAAAAGCTTACTTTAAAGCAATAGATGATTGGTCTAAGGCTGGCAATCCTTTTGATGGTGTTACACAAAAATTTTATACCTATTACTTTACGAAAACCCCACAAGATTATCAAAAAGGCATACCTATTGATTACTATCAAAAATTAAAAGGTGTCAACTCCCAAGTTGAATCTCTTGATTTTCAAGCTTCTTTCTCGGTTGAAAAAGGAAAAGCTATACAAACAAGTGAAGATACAACTAATTTTTGCCTAATTCATAATAATGCAAATTTAACCATTGAGAATCTAAAATTAATAAGCTCTAATCTATCAGATTATCGTGGTAGAGAGGGTATTGAGTTTTATCCGCAAGAGCTAGTGCTTTACGAGTATGTAGAAAGAGGAAGAGAAACAAATACAACCGTCACACTAAAGAACGTTCAAGTTAAAAAATCAAAGTTTAAAGTACCTCAATCTCAAATTTTTATTGAGAAAATTTACTTAAAACCTCTTGTTCGTGGTGTTGACATAACTCCATTTAATATTAATAGTAAATATATTGTTCCATTTGCTTATGACTCAGAATATAGTAAAAGAGTAGCTATAAAAGAAAATGTATTAAGAGAAAAATCACCTTTATTATTTAAGCATTTTTCTTTGCATAAGGAGCTATTTGAATCTCAAAATCATTATAGTAAGAAGATAATTAATGGAAATCATATTCCATATTATTCTATGGCAAGAGTTGGAGATTACACATTTGCCCCTTATCACGTTGCATTTAGAGATAATACGCGAAATGTGGCTTGTGTTGTTAGTGAAATAGAGATGCCTTGGGGTGAAAAAGTTGCTCCAGTTTTTCAGAATCACGCTGTTACAATTTCTCAAAGACCTAATGGAGAATATATTTCTTTAGATGAGGCATATTATATTGCTGGTATTATAAATAGCGATGTAGTCTGTGAATTTGTAAAAATCTCTTCAGATGGTCGTTCTTATCCAATACATCCTAGGTATAGGATTCCGCTTTACGGAAATGAAAAAATATTGGAATATCAAGATAAGATAATTGAGTTATCAAAAAAAGCTCATAATAATTATTTTGATGAAAAATTGATAAAAACGATTACAAAAGAAATAAGCTCAATTTACCTTGAAATGTTGCAGATGCTATAAACAAAGGCGGTTTTTAACCACCTTTCAAATCTTGTAAATTAAGTTTTAAAATTTATGATTACTTTTGCATTTCAGACAATGCTTTAAAAGACACATCAAACGCAGTTTGCGTATCATTCGACATCATTCGGTAATGATTGATAAGAGCTTGTTCTTTTGCTTCTAATTCATCATTAGGCAAGCTGCGGTACATTTTCCCTTCACCAGTAAGCAACCAGTTAATGTCAATATTCATCGTTTCTTTTAACTTGATTAGGGCTTCTACGTTTGGTTCTCTTTCATTACGCAAATAATTTTGAACGGAACGATAAGGAATGCCAGAGATTTCCGAGAATGCTTTGATATTCAAATTTTGGGGCTGTATTAGATTAGCCCTAAATTTTACACCATTTTCTCAGCATTTTTAACTGCTCTTTTGGTGTTCCAAAGTTAAACCGAAACTCACATTCTTTCAAGAATAAAGCAAAGTATTTTCGGTCTATTCCATTATACTTACGAAGCACTCTTTTTGCTTGACTCCAGAAGTTTTCTATACCATTAATATGGTTTTGTCTTATAGCAAACTGCTTAGTATGATTAATCCGTTGATGATGAAATCCATTCACATCAAGGGTATTATAACTGGGACATGTATCGGTATAAACCCAGCTATCTGGTTTGATTTTCCTTTTAATAACAGGTAGTAAGGTCTTACTTTTCGTGTCCTGTACGATAAGCGTAAAAACCTTACCTTGCCTTTTCAATATCCCAAATACCGCTACTTTACCTGTTGCCCCTCACCCTCGTTTCCCCTTTCGTTTACCACCAAAATAACTCTCATCAAGTTCTACTGCACCTTCAAAAATTTCATCCGCTTCTAAGGTTAAATAATAATTAATGATCTCTCTAATTTTACGATAAAAGAGTGCAGCTGAATTAGGATTAATACCCAGTATATCGGCTGCTGATCGAGCGGTTACTTCTAGTACAAAAAATTCAAGTAATTTTCTTTGTATAGATTTCCTTAATTTACAATAACTTATCTTCATTTTTATAGACTAACATAACTGCTAATCTAATACAGCCCCAAATATTTTATTAAGATTACGCGGTGAAGTACAATACTGATCAGCAATTGCCATAATAGGTGTTGTTATTAACTCCCCTGTTTGAATCTTTAATACGATATTATTAACGATGATAGATTGCTTAGAAATATCATGATATTTTGGGGCATATTCAGGTTTACAACGTAAACAAGGGCGAAACCCTTCGGCAATCGCCTCCTCTCTGGTATCAAAGTACTTTACATTCTTTTCTAATGGTAACTTTGCAGGGCATATCGTCCGACAAAAAATACCAGTGGATTTAACAGCAATAAAAAACTTCCCATCAAATCTTGGATCTCGGCTAAGCCTTGCTTGTTGGTAAATTTGAATTGGCATAGTACCCATATAATAATCCCTTTACTTCTATTTCTAAATAGTCTATAGGATTTTAAGAGGGGCTATTTTACAAAAATCGGAACGTAATGATAAATGGAAAGAAATAAAAACTAATAATAGTGCTTTTATTATTTTTTGATAAATAGGAAAGTTAAAAATCAAATGCTAAGTATTTTAAGTTAAACCTCTCACCCTCCCTATCTAGTTTTAATCAATAGCTCTAACCAATCTACCTTGCCCATAAACTTCCAAAGAAGTACAATCGCCCATCATTCTTATCATACGAAAATAATCCTCAGAATCCACATCATCAGCAATAAAATAACGCCCATCTTTAAATAAAACAATAAACCGCATTTTATAAGCAACAACCCTCTCTTTTGGAGGAAAAAGAAGATCAGTAAACATTGCTGCACCTACACCAATAGCTGCACCTAAAGACCCCCCCAAAGCACCAACTCCACCCCATAATAGCTTATTTGTTTTAGGTAGTTCTTCACTCTCTGAGTCAACTGAGATAAGTCTTAGCTCTTGGCACTGGTCATAATATATGGTTGTTGCATCAGATATATCATTTACCGTACGTTTAGCATTAGGAAGCCAAAAACTACCAAGTTCTATTGAACCGTACGTTCCAGATGCAAAATTAGTATCTATTATATTAAATCGACCAAACATACCAACCTCCCTAAAAAATCCTATAGCATTTTACATTGGGCTTTTATTTAATGCACAAACTTAACAACAGAATAATTATCAAAAACTTGCACTTTGGCTAAGTTTTGTATACTCTTTACCATTGTTTTGTAGTCCTCTTGTTCACTAACACCCACAAAATACAACCCATCTTTAAATCGTACACTAAACTCAATATCATACCCAACTACTTTTGTCCCGGGCGGATTAAAATAATCATAAACCATTCCTGATAATACACCTAAAACAGCCCCTATAGGACCAGCAGGAGCACCAAGAATACCTAATAAGAATTTATTCGATTTAGGAGCTTGCTCTGTTTGTACATATCCGTTAAGTAATCTTATCTCACTACAGTTTTCATAAGAGAACAAGGCTCTATCTAATTGATGTGCTTCTGGTAGTAAAAAACCATAAACACCATCATTTCCCCTTGTACCCGACAAGAAATTGCTATCTATGATTTTAAACATACCAACCTCCCTAAAAAATCCTATAGCATTTTACATTGGGCTTTTACTTAATGCACAAACTTAACAACATCATAATCACCAAAAATCTGTAATGTTTCAAATGCTTGTATATATCTTATCATTTGTTGGTAATCCTCTTTTCTCATAGTACCTACAAAATAAGAACCATCTTTAAATAACACCACAAATTCAACATCATACCCACTCAATTGTCAAAACAAATAATAACCTATTGATATTAAATAAGATTTAAATATTATTTTTGATACTCTACCGTTAAATTTACCGTTAATACTTAGCTATAAAGCAATAAGGAATATATGTTTAGCAACCTAATGCATACTATATTATCACTCTTTATGAATACTCTCTACATAATCCTGTAAAGCATTTAACTGTCTAATAGCCTTATCTCCTCTTTCTGTTATTCCGATAAGGCGTTGAGCAGTTCCTCTGTCAATGTCGGCATATGCTTTTGCATTGTCCACGCTGGTGGTTTGGGTATTTTGGCGGGTGCATACACTGGCTTGATTGATGGCGACACGCAACCGCTTATTGCCAGTGCTAATATTATGTTTAAGCCGATTAATTTCAGTTTGTGCATGGTTTAATTCCTCGTAGTGTTTTTTATCAAGTTCATTTACAGTAGATTGCCATTTAGCCTCTAAGGCTCTAGCTTCTTCATTTCGTTTAGCTATTTCATTGTTCATTACTGTTTTCATAGCGTTATAGCCTTGATTGTACTGATACCGACCATAAAGCAAGCAAGCGGAAATAGCAGAGACAACAATAACCCCTCCTAAAATAGCTTTATTTTTCATATTATTTATAATCATCATATTTTCCTTAATTATTTATTAAATCTTTAATTGCCATAATAAAATTAGGCAACCACCATAACACAATCGGTACAACAGTAGCAAAACATAATGTCCAGATAGTTTTACGGATTTCTTTCGATGGCATATTTTCAGTTTGCATAAACATTCCTAGCAATTTAAACATAAATCGGTTATACTCTTTCATGAATTAGAATTCCTTTACATGAGGATATTTATCACCCAGCAAGAGTTCTCGCTCAAGCTGGGTTTTTATCACTATCGAATAGATTGAATAAAATCAGGCAATACGGCTACTAACCCCACGATAAAACTACATATCAACACCGCCCATAAAAAGTATCCTACTTTTTTGGATTTATCCATTAATTCAAGCATTTTTCTTAGCTCCTTGATTAATTTAAAAAAAGACAATACAATATCCATAAACATATAATTCTTCCTAATAAAAAACCCAGTACGAGTTGCCGCTCAAACTGGGTTTAATTTTTACTACCACCATCTAATCGCTGTTATAAAAGTTCCTAAAACAAAAACAAACAGAATAAAAACCAATGTATTAATTAAGTACCTAAAAGACTTTGACTGCTCATATTTATCTAGCATTTCAGTTACCTTTAAAACTATGTTAAAATTCATATGAAAACCTAATAAATGTTAAATTTTTGTTGTTCAACCACAAACCCTAGTTACTCGTAATAACTAGGGTTTACTTTTGATGAATGAATAATAAATTAGAGCAATAAGAAAAAGTACCTTTTCCTATAATCCATTAAGACACAGCTCCCGTTCTGCCAAACGCCTGTTATATAACCCTTGTACAAACCGACCATTGGCATAGCTCCACACAGGCTTACCATCAGCACCATGAGCCAATGCATCACAACCTGCCTTAATCTTACCTGCATTAATCAATCGCACCGCACGACTCTGGCAGGTAGCATTCACCCCTACATTATGTGCATGACTACTCAACGCATCAAACACATGTTGCGTAATCCCTTGGTTACGAATACACATCGCTAATTTCTGTTGTGTTTCTACCGTCACTTGCTTTTCTACTGCATCACACTTTTCTTTTGACCAACGCTCCCCGACCACAACAGGATAAGGACTTGTCCACTTCGTAATCCCCTTGCATACCGTTGGCAGCCCCCCAGCTAGCTTATCGGCATACACCACATATTCACGCCCTTCCCATCGGGCTAAAAAATCCATAAAAAAAGGCGTTGCTGTCGCAATCGCCCCTGTTGTTAATAACGCAACAATACTCTTTTTCTTCATACCTTTTCTCCTCGTTGATATGCCATTGTTCTCGCCTTTAACTCATCAATCCGTGCTTGACTCTCCATTCGCTCTCGCTTATCTCTTCGCCGTTGAAAATACACATTCATCGCCAACCC encodes:
- a CDS encoding Tex family protein — translated: MSTLNDTIDENRIIEQLAQELNVRPQQVAATITLLNDGATVPFIARYRKEVTGGLDDTILRNLEVRLVYLRELEERRLAIIRSIEEQGKMTDELLAQINEADAKQRLEDLYAPYKPKRRTRAQIAKEAGLEPLADAILNTIDSDPLTLAAEYINPEHKIEDAKTALDGARDILAERFAENADLLADMREYLQKNAYLYAKVIEGKEQEGDNFRDWFDFSETIRTMPSHRILALLRGRSQGILDLRIGLDPESDILTPHPCVVRISDFLNLDADYQIDANPRGKWLAELSRWTWRVKLLTSFESEIITQLREKAEEDAIAVFAANLKDLLLAAPAGPKAVLGLDPGIRTGVKVAAIDPTGKLLETSTIYPFEPRKDIEGSINTLLGLIAKHQIELIAIGNGTASRETEKLVGDLLKTIPNANVKKIVVSEAGASVYSASELAAQEFPDIDVSLRGAVSIARRLQDPLAELVKIEPKAIGVGQYQHDVNQRELARSLDAVIEDCVNAVGVDVNTASSALLSRVSGLNATLAKNIVAYRDQNGRFENRKKLMDVSRFGAKAFEQAAGFLRINDGDNPLDASAVHPEAYPVVERIIHKLNQDVKSIIGQKDVLKGLSPSEFTDDKFGLPTVKDIFSEIEKPGRDPRPEFKTATFKEGIDTIDDLSTGMILEGVVTNVANFGAFVDIGVHQDGLVHISALSETFVKDPRDVVRVGQTVQVKVIEVDAPRKRIGLTMRLHDEASPVKRGTGEYGARDNRSRADKPRQQNTSSQGLGAMAAAFAKLKR
- a CDS encoding Eco57I restriction-modification methylase domain-containing protein — protein: MNNLESIFNSIEFKNSLSFIVELVKSDAKNSPNEKTIETRFDNYLYQLFQDYFVKLGYEYSPIKEKSVISVRSGRIDTALSNVLIEFKQPKTLSSKKDKESAILQTLSYLDSENQNSINKTFALLTDGQQCAIFTVDSNGQKRYEDFVEITLEHYERLIKSILGLNQKTFDSEALVNDFVIKNNSPIRILANILYRSIYLNSTEKSQMLLKEWKSLFKLSHSDQSQQKDLIERRKALSEYLSLSLNDVDSEYNALFSLQTAYSILIKLIAFKVVSEIKFDNALVNYSEILNANSSSLQRKMEDLESGSIIRDYGIQNLLEGDFFSWYSSEQQWNEEISTAIKLIVLKLNKYTTFDFFSSNLKAKDFFKNLYQTVIPKSVRHSLGEYYTPYWLANHVVEKTLLSINNNQWRALDPTCGSGTFITILIDKIINETKEKYDKGSILKSITSRVIGIDLNPLAVLTARVNYFLNIAQFMSFDSEIEIPIYSGDAAYTPEVVSIDGVRFIKYSLNTNIPVENGADTSFSVYFPEVGLKNLKKFSRCMIDIELDIKLLSPVNIFNRLMSLIPYELKENATVCSKLEDLSNSFIRFESNNWNGIWARIIANYLTTSKLGKFDAIVGNPPWVDWKNLPSEYREKIKSLEVTNTIFSGDYRTGGINLNIAALITNVVASNWLDKKGGMGLLMPDTFLVQKTYEGYRKLLLSNNRKAYFKAIDDWSKAGNPFDGVTQKFYTYYFTKTPQDYQKGIPIDYYQKLKGVNSQVESLDFQASFSVEKGKAIQTSEDTTNFCLIHNNANLTIENLKLISSNLSDYRGREGIEFYPQELVLYEYVERGRETNTTVTLKNVQVKKSKFKVPQSQIFIEKIYLKPLVRGVDITPFNINSKYIVPFAYDSEYSKRVAIKENVLREKSPLLFKHFSLHKELFESQNHYSKKIINGNHIPYYSMARVGDYTFAPYHVAFRDNTRNVACVVSEIEMPWGEKVAPVFQNHAVTISQRPNGEYISLDEAYYIAGIINSDVVCEFVKISSDGRSYPIHPRYRIPLYGNEKILEYQDKIIELSKKAHNNYFDEKLIKTITKEISSIYLEMLQML
- a CDS encoding helix-turn-helix domain-containing protein, whose product is MNIKAFSEISGIPYRSVQNYLRNEREPNVEALIKLKETMNIDINWLLTGEGKMYRSLPNDELEAKEQALINHYRMMSNDTQTAFDVSFKALSEMQK
- a CDS encoding Ada metal-binding domain-containing protein, whose protein sequence is MGTMPIQIYQQARLSRDPRFDGKFFIAVKSTGIFCRTICPAKLPLEKNVKYFDTREEAIAEGFRPCLRCKPEYAPKYHDISKQSIIVNNIVLKIQTGELITTPIMAIADQYCTSPRNLNKIFGAVLD
- a CDS encoding lysis system i-spanin subunit Rz; its protein translation is MNNEIAKRNEEARALEAKWQSTVNELDKKHYEELNHAQTEINRLKHNISTGNKRLRVAINQASVCTRQNTQTTSVDNAKAYADIDRGTAQRLIGITERGDKAIRQLNALQDYVESIHKE
- a CDS encoding lysozyme — encoded protein: MKKKSIVALLTTGAIATATPFFMDFLARWEGREYVVYADKLAGGLPTVCKGITKWTSPYPVVVGERWSKEKCDAVEKQVTVETQQKLAMCIRNQGITQHVFDALSSHAHNVGVNATCQSRAVRLINAGKIKAGCDALAHGADGKPVWSYANGRFVQGLYNRRLAERELCLNGL